The following coding sequences lie in one Brachionichthys hirsutus isolate HB-005 chromosome 15, CSIRO-AGI_Bhir_v1, whole genome shotgun sequence genomic window:
- the LOC137904990 gene encoding integrin beta-1-like: MDLRLLFIALLSAVLGGGWAQQEGSVCIKANAQSCGECIQVAESCGWCTDENFLDVGESKSARCDDLESLKKRNCAAGKTENPRGSITVDQNKPVTNRKKDVSEKLKPEQITQIQPQKLSLTLRSGEPQTFDLKFKRAEDYPIDLYYLMDLSFSMKDDLENVKNLGTDLMREMQEITSDFRIGFGSFVEKTVMPYISTTPARLINPCTGNQNCTSPFSYKNVLKLTNKGDEFNRLVSQQQISGNLDSPEGGFDAIMQVAVCEEQIGWRNVTRLLVFSTDAGFHFAGDGKLGGIVLPNDGRCHLENNMYTMSHYYDYPSIAHLVQKLSDHNIQTIFAVTDEFQPVYKELKNLIPKSAVGTLSSNSSNVIKLIIDAYNSLSSEVILENGRLPDGVSITYKSVCKNGVEATGDGGRKCSNISIGDEVFFKISIESEKCPSHGRSETIKIKPLGFTEEVEVVLNFICDCQCAAEGESDSDRCHEGNGSFECGACKCKEGRIGRLCECSKDDVRTDDLDANCRKDNGTDICSNNGDCVCGTCECKKRENPAEFYNGMYCECDNFNCDRSNNKLCGGHGRCECRKCVCDANYTGSACDCSMDTSTCLAKNGQICNGRGKCECGMCKCTNPKFQGATCEACPTCPGVCDEHKHCVQCRAFEAGEKKDTCKRDCDYFQLIKVKDREKLPQPTDQSFPLSHCKVRDDNDCWFYYTYAIRNETKEVYVVEALECPAGPDIIPIVAGVVAGIVLIGLALLLIWKLLMIIHDRREFAKFEKEKMNAKWDTGENPIYKSAVTTVVNPKYEGK; this comes from the exons ATGGATCTGCGGTTGCTGTTTATAGCGTTGCTGTCGGCGGTCCTGGGGGGCGGCTGGGCCCAGCAAG AGGGGAGTGTTTGCATCAAGGCTAACGCGCAGTCCTGTGGGGAATGCATCCAGGTCGCCGAGTCGTGCGGGTGGTGCACGGACGAG AACTTCCTCGACGTGGGCGAGTCCAAGTCGGCTCGCTGCGACGACCTCGAGTCGCTGAAGAAGAGAAACTGCGCCGCCGGCAAAACCGAGAACCCGCGAGGAAGCATCACGGTGGATCAGAACAAGCCCGTCACCAACCGCAAGAAGGACGTGTCCGAGAAACTGAAGCCCGAGCAGATCACCCAGATCCAGCCCCAGAAGCTCAGCCTGACGCTCCGATCcg GCGAGCCGCAGACGTTTGATCTGAAGTTCAAGCGCGCGGAGGACTACCCCATCGACCTGTATTACCTCATGGACCTCTCCTTCTCCATGAAGGACGACCTGGAGAACGTGAAGAACCTCGGCACCGACCTGATGAGGGAGATGCAGGAGATCACCTCGGACTTCAGGATCG GGTTCGGCTCGTTCGTGGAGAAGACGGTCATGCCGTACATCAGCACCACGCCGGCCAGGCTCATCAACCCGTGCACGGGGAACCAGAACTGCACCAGCCCCTTCAGCTACAAGAACGTCCTGAAGCTGACCAACAAGGGGGACGAGTTCAACCGCCTGGTCAGCCAGCAGCAGATCTCCGGCAACCTGGACTCCCCGGAGGGGGGCTTCGACGCCATCATGCAGGTGGCGGTGTGTGAG GAACAAATCGGTTGGAGGAACGTGACTCGCCTGCTGGTGTTTTCCACCGATGCTGGTTTCCATTTCGCCGGCGACGGCAAACTGGGCGGGATCGTCCTGCCCAACGACGGGCGGTGCCACCTGGAGAACAACATGTACACCATGAGCCACTACTAC GACTACCCCTCCATCGCCCATCTGGTGCAGAAGCTCAGCGACCACAACATCCAGACCATCTTCGCCGTCACCGATGAGTTCCAGCCTGTCTACAAG GAGCTGAAAAATCTCATCCCTAAATCAGCTGTCGGTACGCTGTCCTCCAACTCCAGCAACGTGATCAAGCTGATCATCGACGCGTACAAC TCCCTGTCATCTGAGGTTATTCTGGAGAACGGGAGGCTGCCAGACGGCGTTTCCATCACCTACAAGTCCGTCTGCAAGAACGGCGTCGAAGCGACCGGAGACGGCGGCCGCAAGTGCTCCAACATCTCCATCGGAGACGAG GTGTTTTTCAAGATCTCCATTGAATCTGAGAAGTGTCCGTCGCACGGGAGGAGCGAGACCATCAAGATCAAGCCGCTGGGCTTcaccgaggaggtggaggtcgTCCTGAACTTCATCTGCGACTGCCAGTGCGCCGCGGAGGGCGAGTCCGACAGCGACAGGTGTCACGAGGGCAACGGCAGCTTCGAGTGCGGCGCCTGCAA GTGCAAGGAGGGACGCATCGGGCGTCTCTGCGAGTGCAGCAAGGACGACGTGCGGACGGACGATCTGGACGCCAACTGCAGGAAAGACAACGGCACGGATATCTGCAGCAACAACGGCGACTGCGTCTGCGGCACCTGCGAGTGCAAGAAGAGGGAGAACCCCGCGGAGTTCTACAACGGCATGTACTGCGAGTGCGACAATTTCAACTGCGACCGCTCCAACAACAAGCTCTGCGGAG GACACGGCCGCTGCGAGTGCAGGAAGTGCGTGTGTGACGCCAACTACACCGGCAGCGCCTGCGACTGCTCCATGGACACCTCCACCTGCCTCGCCAAGAACGGGCAGATCTGCAACGGCCGCGGGAAGTGCGAGTGTGGGATGTGCAAGTGCACCAACCCCAAGTTCCAAGGAGCCACCTGCGAGGCCTGTCCCACCTGTCCCGGCGTCTGTGACGAGCACAA ACATTGCGTGCAGTGCAGAGCGTTCGAGGCCGGCGAGAAGAAGGACACGTGCAAGCGGGACTGCGACTACTTCCAGCTGATCAAGGTGAAGGACCGGGAGAAGCTGCCCCAGCCCACGGACCAGAGCTTCCCCCTGAGCCACTGCAAGGTGCGGGACGACAACGACTGCTGGTTCTACTACACCTACGCCATCAGGAACGAGACCAAGGAGGTGTACGTGGTGGAGGCGCTGG AGTGTCCGGCTGGGCCTGACATCATCCCCATCGTGGCGGGGGTGGTGGCGGGCATCGTGCTCATCGGCCTCGCCCTGCTGCTCATCTGGAAGCTGCTCATGATCATCCACGACCGCAGGGAGTTCGCCAAGTTtgagaaggagaagatgaacGCCAAGTGGGACACG GGGGAGAATCCCATCTACAAGAGCGCAGTGACGACTGTCGTCAATCCAAAGTATGAGGGCAAGTGA
- the nrp1b gene encoding neuropilin 1b yields the protein MWLLFLLTRVVAVAPWTPADKCGGVIGIEVADYLTSPGYPGAYPPSQQCAWVMTAPEPGQKILINFNPHFDLEDRDCKYDYVEVYNGGDELSPMLGKFCGKIAPSPIISSGSQLLIKFVSDYETHGAGFSVRYEVFKTGPECSRNFTSPRGLIKTPGFPDKYPNNLDCTFMVFAPKMSEIEVEFDSFDMEPDTTPPPGALCRYDWLEVWDGFPAVGPHIGRYCGQTSPGRVISYTGILSMTITTDSAIAREGFSANYTIRERSLPPGHEDEAFACMEPLGMESGEISSKQITASSQYNFNWSPERSRLNFQENGWTPSDDTVREWIQVDLGFLRFVGAIGTQGAISKETNKQYFVRSYKVDVSSTGEDWVTVKEGPKQKIFQGNHNPTDEFRSPLPKQTLARYVRIRPLSWEQGICMRVEIYGCRTSDYPCSGMLGMVSGQISDAQISASSYADRGWVAENARLLTGRSGWTGQQVKQPFRNEWLQVDLGQHKMLSGVVIQGGKHRDRNVFLKRFRIGHSLDGADWTVVKEENTTKNKIFIGNQNQDTPEARSVGPVLARFVRVYPDRATNEGMGLRLELLGCELDDMTTAGPPTTPAASTPPVTTFGATPVPGATTLASDCEDGRGDCGGRTEATDDYNSVTAGVTAVEPIMDNIPAYLWFACNFDDSSFCGWTGETGSGAEWLIRSSVAPAVHRSPPLDHTGGPGNYIYMQPSDSSTPPRPGEAGDEEERVARLASLPINQDADLCMSFWYHMFGGRGGALRIKQTRDADGGAQLLWTVTGHLGGRWREGRVLLPHSSASYQVIVEGVTDSRGGGHIAVDDIRIVDGLHAEACRASVSPPTEIFIPPMGPPVEEGRELDSPGNMLKTLDPILITIIAMSALGVFLGAICGVVLYCACSQGSMTERNLSALENYNFELVDGVKLKKDKMNGQTNYSEA from the exons ATGTGGCTGTTGTTCCTCCTCACCCGAGTCGTCGCGGTGGCCCCGTGGACTCCGGCCG ATAAATGCGGGGGGGTCATCGGCATCGAGGTCGCGGACTACCTGACCTCCCCGGGCTACCCCGGCGCctaccccccctcccagcagtGCGCCTGGGTGATGACGGCCCCCGAGCCCGGCCAGAAGATCCTCATCAACTTCAACCCGCACTTCGATCTGGAGGACCGAGACTGCAA gtACGACTACGTGGAAGTCTACAACGGCGGCGACGAGCTCTCGCCCATGTTGGGGAAGTTTTGTGGAAAGATCGCCCCGTCTCCGATCATCTCCAGCGGCAGCCAGCTCCTCATCAAATTCGTCTCCGACTACGAGACGCACGGGGCGGGGTTCTCCGTCCGCTACGAGGTCTTCAAGACAG GTCCGGAATGTTCCAGGAACTTCACGTCTCCCAGAGGCCTGATCAAGACGCCGGGTTTCCCCGACAAGTACCCCAACAACCTGGACTGCACCTTCATGGTCTTCGCCCCCAAGATGTCCGAGATCGAGGTGGAGTTCGACAGCTTCGACATGGAGCCCGACACCACGCCGCCGCCGGGCGCCCTCTGCCGCTACGACTGGCTGGAGGTCTGGGACGGCTTCCCTGCAG tgggTCCCCACATCGGCCGCTACTGTGGGCAGACGTCTCCGGGCCGCGTGATCTCCTACACCGGCATCCTGTCCATGACCATCACCACCGACAGCGCCATCGCCAGGGAGGGGTTCTCCGCAAACTACACCATCCGCGAGAGGAGCCTCCCCCCGGGCCACGAAGACGAGG CGTTTGCCTGCATGGAGCCACTGGGGATGGAGTCGGGGGAAATCTCCTCGAAGCAGATCACCGCCTCCTCCCAGTATAACTTCAACTGGTCTCCTGAACGCTCCCGCCTGAACTTCCAGGAGAATGGCTGGACGCCCTCCGACGACACCGTCAGGGAGTGGATTCAG GTGGATTTGGGATTTCTCCGATTCGTCGGCGCCATCGGGACGCAGGGAGCGATCTCCAAGGAGACCAATAAGCAGTACTTCGTCCGCTCGTACAAGGTGGACGTGAGCTCCACCGGCGAGGACTGGGTCACCGTGAAGGAGGGCCCCAAACAGAAG aTCTTTCAAGGGAACCACAACCCGACGGATGAGTTCCGGTCTCCGCTCCCCAAACAGACGCTGGCCCGTTACGTCCGCATCCGCCCTCTGTCCTGGGAGCAAGGCATCTGCATGCGCGTTGAGATCTACGGCTGCAGAACATCAG ACTACCCGTGTTCCGGGATGCTGGGGATGGTGTCGGGACAGATCTCCGACGCCCAGATCAGCGCCTCGTCGTACGCCGACCGAGGCTGGGTGGCGGAAAACGCTCGCCTCCTGACGGGAAGGTCGGGATGGACCGGCCAGCAGGTCAAGCAGCCCTTCAGAAACGAGTGGCTGCAG gtgGACCTGGGCCAGCACAAGATGCTCAGCGGCGTGGTGATCCAAGGAGGGAAGCACCGCGACAGGAACGTCTTCCTGAAGAGATTCAGGATCGGCCACAGCCTGGATGGAGCAGACTGGACCGTCGTCAAGGAGGAGAACACCACCAAGAACAAG ATATTCATCGGGAACCAGAACCAAGACACCCCGGAGGCGAGGTCGGTGGGCCCCGTCCTGGCCCGCTTCGTCAGGGTCTACCCGGACAGAGCCACCAACGAGGGCATGGGCCTCCGGCTGGAGCTGCTGGGCTGCGAACTGGACG ACATGACCACCGCTGGCCCCCCCACCACGCCCGCGGCCTCCACGCCTCCCGTGACCACGTTCGGAGCGACCCCCGTTCCCGGCGCCACCACCCTGGCTTCGGACTGCGAGGACGGACGGGGGGACTGTGGCGGACGGACCGAAGCCACGGACGACTACAACTCTGTCACAG CAGGCGTAACGGCGGTGGAGCCCATCATGGACAATATACCAG CGTACTTGTGGTTCGCCTGCAACTTCGACGACTCCTCGTTCTGCGGCTGGACCGGCGAGACCGGATCGGGCGCCGAGTGGCTCATCCGGTCCAGCGTGGCCCCGGCGGTCCACCGGAGCCCGCCCCTCGACCACACGG gcggACCGGGGAACTACATCTACATGCAGCCGAGCGACTCCAGCACGCCGCCTCGACCAGGTGAGGccggtgatgaagaggagcgggtGGCCCGGCTGGCCAGCCTGCCCATCAACCAGGACGCGGACCTGTGCATGTCCTTTTGGTACCACATGTTCGGGGGCCGCGGGGGGGCCCTCCGCATCAAGCAGACGAGGGACGCGGACGGGGGGGCGCAGCTGCTGTGGACGGTCACCGGACACCTGGGCGGCAGGTGGAGGGAGGGGCGCGTTTTGCTCCCCCACTCGAGTGCCTCCTACCAG GTGATTGTGGAAGGCGTGACGGACAGCCGCGGGGGGGGCCACATCGCTGTGGATGACATCCGGATCGTGGACGGGCTCCACGCCGAGGCCTGCAGGG CTTCTGTTTCTCCACCGACTGAGATCTTCATCCCAC CGATGGGCCCCCCCGTGGAGGAAGGCAGGGAGCTCGACAGCCCGGGAAACATGCTCAAGACCCTGGACCCGATCCTCATCACCATCATCGCCATGTCCGCGCTGGGCGTCTTCCTGGGCGCCATCTGCGGCGTCGTCCTTTACTGCGCGTGCTCGCAGGGCAGCATGACGGAGCGGAACCTGTCCGCCCTGGAGAACTACAACTTCGAGCTGGTGGACGGCGTGAAGCTAAAGAAGGACAAGATGAACGGACAGACGAATTACTCGGAGGCGTGA